A stretch of DNA from Anopheles nili chromosome 2, idAnoNiliSN_F5_01, whole genome shotgun sequence:
CATCGCTTGCCCTCGGTTATCACAAAactaattattattttttaacgcTCTTTTAACCTTAGCTCTCGACCTAACACCGGTCAAGTACAATGGCAAGCTGATGAATAGCATCTGGGGTTTGTACAATCGCTATTCGCCACACAACTTTAAGAAAAACAATGGATCCGTCGGGGGTTTCTTTGGCATGCAACAGCCGTAAGTGTCCTGCAAGCTTTGCTAAAGCTACGGGTGTATTAATGTGcaatttctcgttttttttaccagcTTCGCTGTTGCATGCTCTCCGATGGAGAAACAACCACCGGTGGTTGATCCAACCGACCAGAAGTAGACTTGGAAACAAGTTGTGAATGGTTCTCATTGTTTTAATAGATTGTAGAATCCTCAATGTGATTTTTTGGAATAAAGGTTTATTCTGTATTTAGTAATTctaaatttttattcaaagaGGAGCAGCTGACAATTCTTTAGTTTTGTCTTCATGTTGTTCAGTCATGATTACCCGGTTTAAACATTCCCCTTCGCTTAATAGATATCAAAACTATTCTCAACGCTTAGAAAACTTAGTTTCGACTTCAATTTCGGCATCAATTTCTGTGACTATTATCTGGAGATAATCATTGTTAAATGATATTTCCAATGATATAGTTGCCATGCTGTCCTTTCTTCaaataaatatgaattatGAAATCAATTCCCTAGTTTTATCTGTTTATTGCTATACAAAGTAATAATGAactattttgtaaaaaaaactagaagAATTTACTTAAATTTAGAATGTAGTACTTCTACCTTCGCTGAATATTGCATTCATTAAAAAGTCACGAGAACGGCAGCTGAATCTTGAATTTTCTTTAAACCCTGCTAATGCTCAGGTTTAAGCCTATGACCTCAATGTTCAAGGACTGTTGTTTAGCAAACCGCGATGAACTTATGTGTCAGGCAAACTGATAACGGCTCGCATCCGCTTGTACGCACGGTGAAATGCAATGCTAGGAAGAAACTATTTCTAACACGTTTGAATATCAACCCCATTATACTGAGGCTAATTCATGCTGTGGTGCAGTTCTTTTGGTACATTTACAACATTACCGTGCTAAAGTAACTGCACACTTGATTGTCCTTCCTCACTAACGCGATGTGTGGAAGATCAGTTCATCTAGTGAGCTTGAAATCTTGCACCGTGAGATACGTTGCTATGagatggatggaaatttaCGGTCTCgaaacacatacaaaaaaaacaacaacccaagGGTTGCTTTTTGAGCCAGCCAAAACCCACCATTCGAAgtgtgagggtggaaaattatcatAACCCACAACAGAGAGCGCCGCacggagagcgagagaaagagagagagcgagcgagagatccGCACAATGAGCGGGTGGTCGAAGCGTAGAAGGATAAAATGCAATGGGTACGAAAATTGTTGCCGCGTgcgcgcgaacgaaacggaataTGGAGAACGAACTCTTCCGGGGGAGCGATAGGAGAAAATTCTGAGCGGAGAAGCATAGTTTTTCACTGTTGGTCTAATAGGGGGTGGTTTCGTCAGTTTCAGCTTGCTTGTAGGTGGACGAACACCAGCGTAATATATCGGTTGCGAGTGGGTTAGGCTGTACATTCGAAAGAATAACACATTTCAACCCAATTGCATCCCGTGCATTATTAGCGCGACGCGTTTTGAGACCGGTTTGCCATTTGTTGAGTTGAATCGTAATTGAAAGTGAAGCGCCCGCCTGGTCGTCGGTCGTCGTGAGGTGCCAATCACAAGTGAAGCAGTAGGAATTAAAAGATGGATATCGGAGGCGCATACGGTGGTGGTAAAGCGGGAGGTGCATTCGATCCAATTGCATTCGTACAACGTCCTACGGTTATACTGCGCGCCGTTTGTTGGGTCAGTATCCATTTTTCaacgcatgaaaaaaaaaatcaaatccactTCGAGGGCACTTCCAAGCGAGCGTAGCTTGTCCCCATTCGTACCGTATCGAGTGGTAGATGCAAAGCGACACTTAAAGTATCTAATTAACGCAGTTTTAGAGTCAGCCTAGCTACAGCGCAAAAATTTATAGACTACAAGTGCGAAATCGGAAGCGAATGTGCGTTCTCTTTTTGCTCGGGAAAtgagggaaaatattttctgtACGCATTAGCGACCTTCCCTCGGAATAggataaaaatcgattttcctgGTGCTGCTCTATCGTCAGGCTGTTCTCACCGCTGGTCTCTCACGCGCGTACGCGTTTACGTCTCCGCTCACGCTCACTTCCATCGAATGGGCCATTTTCTCACCAGCTCTCGAATCGGGCATCGTACGCTGGATTCGACCGAATCGACTCCGACTTTCTTGTGAAGTTTAGGGATACCCCTAAAGGTAGACTAACTAAGGTAGAGGCATTTTTACGATGCAAACCAAATCGCACTTTATTTGTATGATGTATTTGGGACATTAGAGACAGAATATGTACTTGGCAACGCACTACTTTTTGAAAAAACCCattcattttcctcgcaaTGCTGCGAGTTACTATCTTTATGATagaaaaccaaaagaaaattcGAATCTAGGAATAATTACTCTCCGAAACAGTGTGGTTAATTTCACCACATTAACAGAGATTTATGGGATTAGACGTGCACGTTCGTGCGCTGCAAAACATGCCCACATGCAGTATCTAGTTCCACTTCCTCGTTTATATAACAGCCGTACATACATTCCTTTGCCGTGCGGGCTGGAAATTTTTGCGGTTGACAGTAATACTTACTCTCATGGGCGCCGCACCGACGAGTGGAGACGAATTGCTGACGATGAGAGGGTACGAAGCCTTGAGCCTGTGACATAATACGGAGGACGGTATGTCAGGACGGTGCTAGTTTGAGAGCGTTCGGTGCCTTCAACTGgtgtgaggaagaaaaaatatattaaaacaaaaaaaaaacaatcaaaggaaggaaggaaagcgTTCCCTTGCAATACTCGAAGCATTCCTCATGCTTTCACTGCCTATTTTCCCGCACATGGGCGCCGAGGTGCAATTGATTGCGAGATTCCTTAATGCTCATTTTCGCCGGCAATGTATGAATCCTTGGACGCCAACCAAGCGCTCTACTTTATCTTTACAAAGGCGGTAAAGCCGTTGTATTTCTGCCGTTGCTTCATCGCTTGGCTTTGGTCGCTTTCCAGTGGGGTTTTCGATGCGAATATTATTGATCCAttatgttctgttttttttttgttcgtcatGGCTCTGAATACGTTCGTTATTACAATGGTCATCTCGTGCAAGTAGTAACAGATGCGTTAATGACAGAGCTCAACGCCTTGTTAGGGTGTGAAAAATCAATCGCTTACAATTTGGTAATGCTGGTAAGGTCAGATGAAAAGCGCGTGTAATGAAAAGTTGTATTAAATTCGAAGAATACTCACCAAGTACTATtacgaattttaatttatttagtttataataatttaatatcaAAATCACTATTGTATTTAGCTCATTGAGAGTTTATGCTTGCTTATTTTTCGTTGGTATATTTTCGTAGAATTATTTTTAAGTCAAAAAGATCACATTAGAGTGAATATCCTTGATCAcacaaaacactcacacacacacacacacacatacacatggcGTTTAAAATTCTCCCAACCTCAGTAATGTGGTGGCCTCGAACGAAGTTAATCTATCATGGATGAAGCTAAATTAATATTCAACACTTGGAAGGataattttccttcgcttcttcGTACCTTCCGGAGAGGTCCGCTGGCTGGGGTAATCCAAAAAGCGATGGACTTTAAATAAGAAATATTGATTGGTAGTGTCAACCTCCGCGAGCCGTACAGCTGTGTGTTGTCTTGCGCCGTAAGTGGCAGCTTCCAACCTGATAGCAGACCCTTTGAGAACACCCGCTCTGTGGCTTTTGCATCTGCCgtgctgaaatatttcattcttcCATTACACCGGACTCTATTAAAAACACTGGTGCACTGGTTTTCCCTGCACACACGTTCTCTGCTGCAGCTCTTCGCGATCATCGTGTTTGGCTGCGTCTCATCCGAGGGCTGGCGGGAGGAAGCGAACGGTAAGGAGTATTGCATAATTAATCGCGATGGAAACGCCTGCAACTATGCGGTCGGTATCGGCGTAATCGCATTCCTCGCCTCGATGGGTTTCATCGCCGGGGAGTACCTTTTCGAGCAGATGTCCTCGGTAAAGACGAGGAAGCACTACGTCTTGGCTGATCTTGGGTTCTCCGGTAAGTAGCTGAAGCTGCATGGTTGTAATATTTCGTTTTGGTTGTGTATGATCCGCTTTTGGAGCATCGTAATCGGATCGTTTTGTtagaatagattttttttattattttagtaAAGCATAAGTacgtttgtttgaaaatctAGTGGGcgaattttaatgaattttaattgaactGCTCCTTTCAGCTTTCTGGTCCTTCCTGTTTTTCATCGGCTTCTGCTACCTCACAAATCAGTGGGGTAAAGCGGACGATCCACCGAACGGTGAGGGTGTGAACAATGTGCAGGCTTCCATCGTGTTCTCCTTCTTCTCGATCTTCACCTGGGCCGGGTGTGCTTACTTTGCGTTCCTGCGCTTCAAAGCCGGCGTGGATCCGTCCTTTTCCTCGACGTACGAATCAGACCCAAGCGCGACCCAGCAGTACGCGGCGTATCCTGCATCGAACGATAACGACCAGTTCCAGGAGGCACCGTTCTctggccaacagcagcaacaacaacagcgagGTAAGTGGGCATCGATCGGAAAATGCTTAAccaaaagcaataaaaacacacgCTCTACTCTCAACAGATTACTCGCAGCCTACGTATTAAATAGGAGCGTCCTACGCTAACTGGATGTCTTTGTTGTGTGACGGTGATCGGTGGAGGCTTCTGTTCTTTTTAGGTAATTTGTTAGATATCCATCACGCAAAACTCTTCCGTAGCGAATTTTTGTTAGATGAGCGGgaatgaatataaaaaaaggtaTTCTATGGACCATTCCAACTAATATTCGTAGCTGACAAAATGTGTTGAATAGTTTACAAATTTACATGCAGGCAAACGTTTGGACATGAACGGTAACGAGCGGAACTAGCTTCGTTCTTATCGAGATATGGTGCAGTAACGATTGATGTGCGGTTGGTTTAGTAACGATACATTTCAATGCATCTGTTTCGAGCAGATTGCAACACAATTTCTCGCTGTCAAGCACACTATCGTGTGGTTTAGCGAACAATTTTCGAAACAGAACAACATCGAGCCTTCCGAAACCGGCTGAGAACGTAAAGAGTAGTATGTTACCAAAGAGTATTTGCATCACACTGCAACGTGTTGCCAGTTTTTAGTGATGTCGCATTTAAAAAGCGTCCTCTGATTGATAGTACGCGTAAGGCATAACGTGTGCAACGGATGATGGATAACGGAACTATCATCTCGTTTGTTGCTCTTGTGTAGAATTGGAACGGAAAACCCAACTCAACGAAATTTTGACTTTCGTATACTGAACACGATGGAATGGTCGAAAAGCGAACGTAGAGCATACCTGGCAAATGGGAgatgggttgaaaaaaaaagaacaacataaTGAACGTAACTGCAGCGTGTAGTAGCAAATAGAAAGAGCgattaaaaaatattcttaTTGTTCGTGATGAATAATGCTAAAAAGATGGTGCATCTCGGAGGGTAACGGATCTCATTGAGACAGCTCAGAATAAATAGTTTTGCAGTGAATGCAGACGAATTGGATGTGACGCAATGCAACCGTATACAGtatgtaattaaaattaaaaaagaaaaaaaaactaatgcTTTCAACTGTCGGCGTAGATGGTCACAGCGCAACGCGATAGTATTTAGTTAATCATTGTAAAGAAGAGTATTTGTGGgggaaaagaataaacaaatctATTTATTACTTTTTAGCATTGATGATCAATCGGTAATGCATGGCAAAAAGTTTGGTAGAACATTAAAAAATTTGCTCTTGTTACACTAGATACacattgcttttatttttttggttttggcaAGTTTGTTAGTGTGGCGtttgcgatggaaaagctcttttGACTCACTGAACGAAGCAGTGCTAATCGTAGCAGTAGCAGATGCCTTTCTCATGCATAGCCTCTCGTTATGCGATAATCAAAAGCTAACTGAACGACATCACTCCCCGCCAATGCTACTACTTTATTCGGCAGATAGAATCAGTCATATCGAATCGATGTCTGGCCCACCTTCATCAAAACATTCAGGTACAATCGATTGCTTAGTACAGTTTACGTTGACGTTGAGATTGAGTATGTATGCAAGCATTTCATGTGACGTGGGAATGAAGTTGATCATGCGGATTCGGAAGCAACCATCGGATCCTTTGTAAGGATGGTCGCTAAAAACAGTAAAATCATTGTAATCGATATGCTTCAGCATCAGCATGTGGATATGTCTTATGAGAGCTGTTCCATTTcaacaacagaaaacaaaacccacaagTGAACGGAACATATTTGACAACGTTATTAGCAAACCGGATTCGTACAGAATCATTTGTAAGTTTGGATTAGCATCATTGCGCTTCCTCTCCAGCAGGGACCCAGACCTGATAAACTTTTGAAGGTACATTTGGGGAGAAGGCAAATAACTATCCAAGCTCGTTCTGCATGATCGACACAAACACTCACCACACAATGCGGCCGcattgcaaaataaaagtaaactATTATTGGTTATTTACCATGAttaacaaacaataaataccAAAACTCAAACGGATAAAAATTGGATACGAAAGACGCTTGGTATCTACAAAATGTGTGTTCTGTAGCAGGAATGTAATGCGAACATTGCGTGGATGcaagtaaataaacaaagctcATAACGAAATAAAAGTCAGCTTAGATGAACGGAAAAAATAGTGTCCTAAGATAACACAAGAGAGCGTATATTATTAAGGCAAAATCACATTTAGAGCCAATGTTACATAACCGATCTGACCGAAGCTCGGTTCCCGAAAATCATTCTGCGCCACATAAACGTCACGTGAAATCAGTTCAATGCAAACACAAGCAACCAAAGTaatgaacaaaagaaaaatcttAAATAATGTTATAAGTATACATCATGCACTATTTATATATGAATACAAATTTCGCGAAACCGAAACCTAtatcgaaagagagagagagagagagagagagaggaggaggagaagaaaaaaaaattgaaggacaaaggacgaaggacgaaaatggAGTAGTACATCTCTCATCACTTAACAGAAACATTGACAAATACTCAATACGTTACCATTTGAAAAGAGAGTATAAAGGaagaaacaagagaaaaagaaatacaaaaaagatcGATATATTTACTTGCTGGTTGCATTGTAGTGAGCATTTGATTCGTTGTTACAAAGTGTGCGAAACCTATTGTAAATAGAAACAATAAGGGGGGTAAAcgataatttaaacaaaaacgaaacaaacgataaAACTGGTTACTCCACAGTTGCGTCAGCAAAAATTGCGAAATAAACTCAGCAATCGTGTGACCAACCTTTGCTAGCTTTGATTTGAGTTGGTTTTCTGTCTAGCTATTTAATTGAATGAACAAAATTAGAGCAATTAATTCACTCCTTGACATGTCCGTTTTATGTCGTAGTCTGCGCTGGTAGACTCCTCTCGTTTGAAGGCAGAAACTATACGACAGTTGTGTGCTGCACGCATAAGAAGAAGGATCGGCAGCTGTTGCTTGTTCGATTCGTTTTATACGTGGCTAAATAACAATATAGAAGCAAACCGAATTGTttatgagcaaaacaaacaataagcGTCATTAGTTATAGCTGTCCAACAattagaatttattttttcagtGAACGTTAATGATAAGACAACATGAATAAAAGTACAGTTGGAATAAATATGGAACTTATGTTAATAAATAATGACACATATAAACGTATCGTGGCGATGAgactgtttggtttgtttagCTGCCTGTTTGGGTCTGTGCATTTCGAGCAATATCCTTGTTACATGCTTTACTCACAGTAAGGGATCCTCAttagtttaatttttgtttcaatacaCTTCAGTTTCATTGTTAACGACGACAAAGTAGTTATTGTTAAATAGCTTacaaaatagaaagaaagaaaaaacagcgtTTACTAATTTATGTTGCACATTTTATGGCATTCACCCATTTAAAACCCTGTTTATAGCATTTTTACTATGCCAGCGTCGATGAACATGATTTTCAATGATAACGTCTTGTTTCTACGTGCCATCATATGTTTGCATCATCTCAGCGTACCTCGTCGAGTTCGTGTACTTCTCGCGCGTCGTCACATTGGCAGTTATTTAGCACATAAAAGCAAACGACACATGGCGATGCGCTCGTAATCTATCGCATCGTTTCCCGGAACGCTGGCGCTTTGGCACAGCGCTTATGATAATCAGTCGCGCTGGGATTTCCATGCAGCGGTAAATTTACACTACACGCCGGTATGAGCGCAAGTGTAAGAACCGTGGGATGGCTGCACACCGATCCGGGTCACATTTGCCCCGAAACGAGCTAATATTTGTTGGTAAATTGCTATGCTTCGGTTTAGTGCTCGTGCCGATGACTTATTTTGCGCGGTctgtagttttgtttgttccgcTTTTAAGCGCCACAGTGAGAATGGCAAAGCAAATTCCAAGGTGTGGGCTTTTATCGCATTGCGCATTATCCATGATTTTCTTGACAATGTTTGCGTTTGTCAGGCGGCGCGAAGTTTAAAGACGTACTTAAGacgtacccttttttttgtaaactgATGCAGAAAGAGTTGAATCCCTTCATCGTAttttgtttatcatttatcaaatatttttcctcaatttATATACATGTAGCATGAAATTTTGTTTGTAGATGATCCATTACACATGACATATGATCTTTATACCAACAACTAGGACAATAATGAATGCCACAAAAAGCTTTGAAATATTGATAATTTTAATCGGTTTTATTAAAACTTATAAAAAACTTTCCATTCCTGATTTTTCACACTAACTTGTGTGTCATATTTTGCCATAAAATATACTACTTGATATTACTTGAATTATTTGATGAACTCTATACGTATGATGCACGTAAGAAGTCCCGTCATTACTAAAGCTACCTTTCGTACACAATTAAATGCACGTGTCCATCTACGCCCAAAGTGCGATTAACTTGAGTTTtgatgcagcaaaaaagaaatcccacGGCTTGTGTTAACTGCATTAGCTTCTTCAATTCCGAGATCCGCCATTAGCCGGACATAATGCAAGCAGATGACTGATActaaagcgagaaaaaaaatctctcccaTACAAGCTAATTATTATTCCCATCCAGCGAAATCTAGTGAGATCTAGCGCTTAGCCACACTTTCCCCAAGCGTTAGCTTTGAAGTTGACAATATTTGTAAAATACATCGCTGCAGTAGTACACATACTCGCAGATTCTGCTGCCCTTCCGAAGGGTGGCTATTTTTTTAATGGCATCTAAATCGATGGCTAGACGATGaagggaaaaacccacccgcccGAAAGCCCACCCAAGCGAATTCGGTGAAGTTGCTAGCGTCGGTTacccaccgaaccgaaggTGTCCATAAACTGCGATGACGTAGCCCGTTGTTTGGCTTTCGGGGCCGGAACAGCCCCATCTGCGTTGTTGACGATCGCTGAAATGGTCCATTAGGGCGTGCGCGATCGGACGCCACGGTAAACAAGCCTTCTCAACCCCCACCACCAGCGCGATCGTATGCGTTTGTTCGCGGGTCGATGCCAGAAAACTGGCGTTGATAAAGTATTTAAATAAACCGCACCGGACGGCACGGCGAATCAGTCGGAAAGCGACGGTGCAAAAGCAAAGAACCTTCATCACCAATCTTCTCCGCACCCGGCGCGGGCTTCAAACGGGCGGCTGAAAATTCTACCAGCGGTGGGAAACGCtttcgtttgcgtgtgtgtgtgtgtgtacgtgcgtgaaACAACAGTGGACGCTGGAGCGAATGGTGCCGCGGTAATCGTATGGTGACCGTGCGTAGTGATACGTTGCGCTGATAGCATCGGGAAATAATCGCAGCAACACCGGCTTCAAGGCAAGGCGATCGCGAGTGTCTCGAGTTGGTTGGGAATCAGTTTGGCCAGAACACGATCGACCGTCAAACGGGCAGCCTTCAGCCTTCAGCCTTCTTAAGCCTACCGGGGCTGCGCAGACGTGCACGGAATTTTGATCGCCgcggtgtgcggtttttgtgaACACGATCAGTTGGGTGATCTTCGGACGGTTGTTGGAAGTGAATCGTATTTTGGAGCTGTAAAAGTATACTCGACACTGCGATACGAGATGAAGATTCTTGTGTTGCTTGTAGCGGTGCTCGCTGTGGGAGGTAAGAACTTTTGCACGGTGAATGTTGCAGTAGTTGAATTGTAGACTATTGTGGGACTGAAATGGGACGCTTACCGGGAACATCAACATTTTCTAAAACGcaaaagggtgtttttttggcaaaaagcACAATTAATGACAAATAATGTCTCATTTTTTAGCGCAAAATTAACTAACCTTCCTCATAACTGTTGAGTAGTTCAATTTGACGCTGATGACTCGAATTCAGGTTCCCCATTTCAACAAGATGAACGACTACTCAATTCATTCAGGCATATTAAGACAAAGCTACGGAAAATCATTAGctcgaaattaaaataaaacagttttttATTGCTCCCAACTCCAGTTTAATATGTATTAAGCTCAGTTGCCAACTATTCGGCTATTAACCCACACCCTCACGTGATGTGctcaattttacaaatttaaattgcaatttCGGATCAGGCCACAAATCCTTGAAAGCACCCTAGCCGCCCGGAAGTCGctaccaacacacacacatcccaaAAAATCCCCCCATATCAACGATGTAAATCCTCCCATGGTAAATCGGTCACTTACCAAAGATGACGCCATCGTCCCGGAGGGCTTTGTGGTGTACATacatctcgctctctctctctctctctctctctctctctctctctctctctcttttattctTCTCTCTACCCTGTTGCTTCCCAGCCAGCATCGAGCGAcgcttcgtttcgatttcgatgtggggtgcttatttatttttccagtgtttaatttttgccgACTGACCATGCCGTCTGACTGATGGGTTGCGTATCAGTGCTACCTTGAACTCCGGAACCGCAACCCCGGGACGGCTATCTCGTGCCCAATTGCGTTCTGGGTGCCTCCGTCGGTGGACGCATTCGTTGCCGGTGCTGGCACTGGCCGGGGTCGCATGCTGGCCCGGTGATAAGCCACCCGTCCAACGCGTCCAGTCTTATGTAAAGCCAAATGTCGCATG
This window harbors:
- the LOC128721338 gene encoding synaptogyrin; translated protein: MDIGGAYGGGKAGGAFDPIAFVQRPTVILRAVCWLFAIIVFGCVSSEGWREEANGKEYCIINRDGNACNYAVGIGVIAFLASMGFIAGEYLFEQMSSVKTRKHYVLADLGFSAFWSFLFFIGFCYLTNQWGKADDPPNGEGVNNVQASIVFSFFSIFTWAGCAYFAFLRFKAGVDPSFSSTYESDPSATQQYAAYPASNDNDQFQEAPFSGQQQQQQQRDYSQPTY